In the genome of Drosophila pseudoobscura strain MV-25-SWS-2005 chromosome 3, UCI_Dpse_MV25, whole genome shotgun sequence, one region contains:
- the LOC4804704 gene encoding neuralized-like protein 2, whose product MEAAQNQDQAAQLDGPTDAEPPHQHPLSNSVGSLKRQISRFHPYHGSNIQLDDDATVAYRRASFADALAFSERPLAPGDIFLIEIEQIERGWSGHMRLGLTELTPNVIEASPEGLPHFALPDLANMGNSWIYPISKFDMNQRQEPVDIIEPETYSQSHRNLLGDAPHIKTPRGLLPKRLLRPAMGKGNSDILLTDTGSRIGIIYVPTTNSPSRGELHFIINGVSRGPVAREIPLNMAPLFVVIDVYGTTKQIRIIQLDGILSLQSACRNVILEHVPEDAVNDLPLPESIKRFLLRRD is encoded by the exons ATGGAAGCCGCccagaaccaggaccaggcGGCCCAGCTCGATGGGCCAACAGACGCGGAGCCGCCGCACCAGCATCCGCTGTCGAACAGTGTGGGCAGTCTGAAGCGCCAGATCAGCCGTTTCCATCCCTATCATGGGTCAAACATCCAGCTCGATGACGATGCTACCGTCGCGTATCGCAGGGCGAGCTTCGCTGATGCATTGGCTTTCTCGGAGCGTCCGCTGGCGCCGGGCGACATATTCCTAATTGAGATTGAGCAGATAGAGCGCGGATGGTCGGGCCACATGCGCCTGGGCCTCACCGAGCTGACTCCCAATGTGATTGAGGCAAGCCCCGAGGGCCTTCCGCACTTTGCTCTGCCCGACCTGGCCAATATGGGCAACAGCTGGATTTATCCGATCTCCAAGTTCGATATGAATCAGCGGCAGGAGCCCGTCGACATAATCGAGCCAGAGACCTATAGTCAGTCACACA GAAACCTACTGGGCGATGCCCCGCATATAAAGACACCGCGTGGCCTGCTGCCAAAAAGACTGCTGCGTCCGGCCATGGGCAAAGGAAACTCGGACATTCTGCTCACTGACACAGGTTCGCGCATCGGCATCATTTACGTGCCCACAACCAACAGCCCGTCCAGGGGCGAGCTTCATTTCATCATTAATGGAGTTTCCCGTGGACCAGTCGCCAGGGAAATTCCCTTGAATATGGCACCCCTATTTGTTGTTATCGATGTGTACGGTACCACCAAGCAGATCCGCATTATCCAGCTCGATGGCA TTTTGTCCCTGCAAAGCGCCTGCCGCAATGTAATCCTGGAGCACGTCCCAGAGGATGCGGTTAACGACCTGCCACTGCCGGAAAGCATTAAAAGATTCCTGCTGCGCCGAGATTAG
- the LOC4804705 gene encoding coiled-coil-helix-coiled-coil-helix domain-containing protein 1 — MRIPGALYAARGRAPQSEKDVPFQEILPLRLKNTVSGKADSGSDVACLQEMGMLFACMKDNEFVEKYCHKEIQQFQNCFKCYMDRKFEAKKTVNQGVVQPGNNLNYKQLNKYMRRFPNPV; from the coding sequence ATGCGCATTCCCGGAGCCCTCTATGCAGCACGTGGCCGCGCTCCCCAGAGCGAGAAGGATGTACCATTCCAGGAGATTCTGCCGCTGCGCCTGAAGAACACGGTGAGCGGTAAGGCAGACTCTGGATCGGATGTGGCCTGTCTGCAGGAGATGGGCATGCTCTTCGCCTGCATGAAGGACAACGAGTTCGTGGAAAAGTACTGCCACAAAGAGATACAGCAGTTCCAGAACTGCTTCAAGTGCTACATGGACCGCAAATTCGAGGCCAAGAAAACCGTCAACCAAGGAGTCGTGCAGCCGGGCAACAACCTTAACTATAAGCAACTGAACAAGTACATGCGTCGCTTCCCTAATCCCGTCTAG
- the GstE12 gene encoding glutathione S-transferase 1, which yields MSKPALYYATLSPPSRAVLLTAKAIGLDLELRPINLQKGEHLTPEFVKLNPQHTIPTLIDGDATIIDSHAICAYLVEKYGKEQQQLYPKDLVQRANVDARLHLDSGHLFARLRFLYEPILYFGSTDCSIDKIAYIQKCYEILEGFLKEQPYLCGTDLTIADFCAVATVASGNDTAPIDEFKFPKVNAWLKRLAELPYYQELNGDGAEELKAIFKAKLAENRGK from the exons ATGTCGAAGCCAGCTCTCTACTATGCCACATTGAGTCCTCCCTCACGCGCCGTTCTGCTCACGGCCAAGGCGATCGGTCTTGATCTTGAACTGCG GCCAATTAACCTGCAGAAAGGTGAACATCTGACGCCGGAATTCGTCAAATTGAACCCCCAACATACAATTCCGACCTTGATAGATGGGGATGCAACGATAATCGACTCGCACGCCATCTGCGCCTATCTGGTGGAGAAATACggaaaggagcagcagcagctctatCCAAAGGACTTGGTGCAGCGCGCCAATGTCGATGCACGTCTGCATCTGGATTCGGGTCATCTGTTCGCCCGCCTGCGTTTCCTATACGAGCCGATCCTGTACTTCGGTTCGACGGACTGTTCCATTGACAAGATTGCCTACATACAAAAGTGCTACGAGATTCTGGAGGGTTTCCTCAAGGAGCAGCCCTACTTGTGCGGCACTGATCTGACCATTGCCGACTTCTGTGCCGTGGCCACAGTCGCTTCGGGGAACGATACCGCTCCAATTGATGAGTTCAAGTTCCCCAAAGTCAACGCCTGGCTGAAACGTCTTGCGGAGCTGCCCTACTATCAGGAACTGAACGGAGATGGGGCCGAAGAGCTGAAGGCCATTTTCAAAGCCAAGTTGGCCGAGAATCGCGGCAAGTAG